One part of the Rhodococcus oxybenzonivorans genome encodes these proteins:
- a CDS encoding DUF4131 domain-containing protein: MRSERESHRLDVRLVPFAAACWATTGSGILWGSRTAWWVVGGAFLLAVALVGASIRSGDSRWTAHRTTALALLLFGCVCSTAVAVRVQAAETHPMVNLASNGAWVTLVVEIADDPQKLASFGRRVRVDAHLREIRKPTETVHASGSIIVLAPSDGWSGLLPGQQVVLRGQVSPPMHRDLTLATVRVSGPPSEVGPAPPHQRWAGTLRARSRPRPPFYRPTRPDCCRGWWWGIRRRCRPK, from the coding sequence GTGAGGTCCGAGCGGGAGTCGCACCGGCTCGACGTCCGCCTCGTTCCCTTCGCTGCGGCCTGCTGGGCAACGACCGGAAGCGGGATCCTGTGGGGTTCACGAACCGCGTGGTGGGTGGTGGGAGGCGCGTTTCTCCTTGCTGTTGCGCTGGTCGGGGCGAGTATCCGGTCGGGTGACTCCCGGTGGACGGCGCATCGGACGACGGCACTGGCGCTTCTGCTGTTCGGATGCGTGTGCAGCACGGCCGTCGCCGTGCGGGTACAGGCCGCCGAGACGCACCCGATGGTGAACCTGGCGTCGAACGGAGCGTGGGTGACGTTGGTGGTCGAAATCGCCGACGACCCACAGAAACTCGCGAGTTTCGGCCGACGGGTCCGCGTCGACGCGCACCTGCGCGAGATACGCAAACCCACCGAGACTGTTCACGCGAGTGGGTCGATAATCGTTCTCGCCCCGTCCGATGGGTGGTCCGGTCTGCTGCCGGGACAGCAGGTGGTCCTGCGAGGGCAGGTGAGCCCGCCGATGCACCGCGACCTGACTCTGGCCACGGTCCGGGTGTCCGGTCCGCCCTCGGAAGTGGGTCCGGCACCTCCTCACCAGCGATGGGCGGGCACCCTGCGCGCTCGGTCACGGCCGCGGCCGCCGTTCTACCGCCCGACGAGGCCGGACTGCTGCCGGGGCTGGTGGTGGGGGATACGTCGTCGCTGTCGGCCGAAGTGA
- a CDS encoding ComEC/Rec2 family competence protein translates to MGGHPARSVTAAAAVLPPDEAGLLPGLVVGDTSSLSAEVKDDFTTTGLTHLTAVSGANVSILLGAVLLLVRALGLGPRAGAVLAAGALVAFVVVARPSPSVLRAAAMGSVALLALVSGRRKQAVPALAAGVILLLMCFPALAVDFGFLLSVTATAALIVVAPVWVDLLVGRRWPRAAAEMVAVAVAAFAVTAPIVAAMTGTVSAVSVGANLLVAPVIGIVTVLGAVTALVSAISVPVAEVTVRLTQWPLWWLVTVADHGSRIPGASIPVPSGPVGALSVLACTVLIGVALRVRRFRLLLFGAAVGLALLWAPVWPSSLAGAV, encoded by the coding sequence ATGGGCGGGCACCCTGCGCGCTCGGTCACGGCCGCGGCCGCCGTTCTACCGCCCGACGAGGCCGGACTGCTGCCGGGGCTGGTGGTGGGGGATACGTCGTCGCTGTCGGCCGAAGTGAAGGACGATTTCACGACGACCGGACTGACACACCTGACCGCGGTGTCCGGCGCGAACGTCAGCATCCTCCTGGGGGCGGTGTTGCTCCTGGTCCGGGCGCTCGGACTCGGCCCGCGGGCCGGCGCAGTTCTGGCCGCCGGCGCGCTGGTCGCTTTCGTCGTGGTGGCGAGGCCGTCGCCCAGCGTGCTGCGCGCCGCGGCGATGGGCTCTGTTGCGTTGCTCGCTCTCGTGAGCGGTCGGCGAAAGCAGGCGGTACCGGCTCTCGCCGCGGGTGTCATCCTGTTGCTGATGTGCTTTCCGGCGCTGGCCGTGGATTTCGGTTTTCTCCTGTCCGTCACGGCCACCGCGGCGTTGATCGTCGTCGCGCCGGTCTGGGTCGACCTCCTCGTCGGGCGGCGATGGCCGCGCGCGGCAGCGGAAATGGTGGCCGTCGCAGTGGCTGCCTTCGCGGTGACCGCGCCCATCGTCGCCGCAATGACGGGGACCGTCAGCGCGGTGTCGGTGGGGGCAAATCTCCTGGTCGCGCCTGTCATCGGAATCGTCACGGTGCTCGGCGCCGTCACCGCCCTCGTATCAGCGATCTCGGTGCCGGTCGCGGAAGTGACGGTACGCCTGACGCAGTGGCCACTCTGGTGGCTCGTCACCGTGGCCGACCACGGGTCGCGGATCCCCGGGGCGTCGATACCGGTCCCGTCGGGACCGGTAGGCGCACTGTCCGTCCTCGCCTGCACAGTCTTGATCGGGGTGGCGCTGCGCGTCCGACGATTCCGCCTGCTGCTGTTCGGGGCCGCGGTCGGTCTCGCGCTGCTCTGGGCACCGGTGTGGCCGTCCTCTCTCGCCGGCGCTGTGTGA
- a CDS encoding TIGR03557 family F420-dependent LLM class oxidoreductase, producing the protein MQVGFKLMAETFDPREIVRQAVEAERAGFDFVEVSDHYHPWLYSHGHSGFVWSMLAAAAARTSNIGLATGVTCPFVRYHPAIIAQAAATTAVLSEGRFTLGLGSGERLNEHVVGGGWPSVRVRHEMLRESLDIIRLLWSGGYHSYEGKHLTLDDARVYDLPEVPPTIAVAAGGAEAARLAAELGDGLFTTEPDAELVQAYSDAGGSGPKYGEVPLAWAPDVESAVNSAHDKFRFGMTGWKVQAELPSPINFEAATATVRPEDVQEGMACGPDVQRHLEVAGTFVDAGFDRLALINAGPDVDGFFEFFSNELSEPLRALR; encoded by the coding sequence ATGCAGGTCGGTTTCAAGCTCATGGCCGAAACATTCGATCCACGGGAAATCGTGCGCCAAGCGGTGGAGGCCGAGCGTGCGGGTTTCGACTTCGTCGAGGTGAGCGATCATTACCATCCTTGGCTCTACAGCCACGGACACTCGGGATTCGTGTGGTCGATGCTCGCCGCGGCCGCCGCCCGAACCAGCAACATCGGCTTGGCAACGGGTGTCACCTGCCCGTTCGTCCGCTACCACCCTGCAATCATCGCGCAGGCCGCCGCCACCACGGCAGTGCTGAGCGAAGGGCGCTTCACACTCGGTCTGGGCTCGGGAGAGCGTCTCAACGAACATGTGGTGGGCGGTGGGTGGCCGTCGGTGCGGGTGCGGCACGAGATGCTGCGCGAATCGCTCGACATCATTCGCCTGCTGTGGTCGGGTGGCTACCACTCCTACGAGGGCAAGCACCTGACGTTGGACGACGCCCGCGTGTACGACCTGCCCGAGGTGCCGCCCACGATTGCCGTCGCGGCAGGGGGTGCGGAAGCCGCGCGGCTCGCCGCGGAACTGGGGGACGGGTTGTTCACCACCGAACCCGACGCCGAGCTGGTGCAGGCATACTCCGACGCCGGCGGATCGGGGCCCAAGTACGGTGAAGTACCGCTCGCGTGGGCGCCGGACGTGGAGTCGGCCGTGAACTCGGCGCACGACAAGTTCCGTTTCGGTATGACGGGATGGAAGGTGCAGGCGGAGCTGCCGAGCCCGATCAACTTCGAGGCGGCCACGGCGACAGTACGTCCGGAAGACGTCCAGGAAGGGATGGCGTGTGGTCCTGACGTGCAGCGTCATCTGGAGGTGGCGGGTACGTTCGTCGACGCCGGGTTCGATCGTCTGGCGCTGATCAACGCGGGTCCCGACGTCGATGGATTCTTCGAATTCTTCTCGAACGAACTGAGCGAACCGTTACGGGCACTTCGGTAG
- a CDS encoding GAF and ANTAR domain-containing protein yields the protein MRDDEQEATRSQPVDKASASLTGLAELVYAGADFRDVQQAVCDVAPILVDGCSHASLMLHEKGRFVTAAANDTVAARVDELERSENEGPCVDAIVEETPQLVPDLAAAHEWPRLVRRVLAETPVRGAAGFRLVVRRRKVGALNLFADTPGALTAASVEQGIMLASFAAVALTAAHEHLEAETLRAGLTSNREIGKALGLMMAFHNITEDQALAILQATSQEMNIKISALAEEIIVHHHKTLS from the coding sequence ATGCGGGACGACGAGCAGGAAGCGACTCGCTCACAGCCTGTCGACAAAGCGTCGGCATCGTTGACCGGACTGGCCGAACTGGTATACGCCGGCGCGGACTTTCGCGATGTCCAGCAAGCAGTCTGCGACGTCGCCCCCATTCTCGTCGACGGCTGTTCCCACGCCAGCCTGATGCTTCACGAGAAGGGGCGATTTGTCACCGCCGCTGCCAATGACACCGTCGCCGCCCGGGTGGACGAATTGGAGCGGAGCGAAAACGAAGGTCCCTGTGTCGATGCCATCGTCGAGGAGACACCGCAATTGGTACCGGACCTCGCCGCCGCACACGAGTGGCCACGGTTGGTGCGCCGGGTGCTCGCCGAGACCCCGGTTCGCGGTGCAGCCGGGTTCCGCCTCGTCGTCCGGCGTCGCAAGGTCGGCGCTCTCAACCTCTTCGCCGATACGCCCGGCGCGTTGACGGCAGCATCCGTCGAACAAGGGATCATGCTCGCATCGTTCGCCGCTGTAGCCCTCACCGCGGCGCATGAGCACCTCGAAGCGGAAACGTTACGGGCGGGGTTGACCAGCAACCGGGAGATTGGGAAGGCATTGGGCTTGATGATGGCGTTTCACAACATCACCGAAGACCAGGCGCTAGCGATCCTGCAGGCAACATCTCAGGAAATGAACATCAAGATCTCGGCGCTGGCTGAGGAAATCATCGTTCACCACCACAAGACCCTGAGCTGA
- a CDS encoding carboxylesterase/lipase family protein: MVPSTDSPLVTIAQGTARGVRLAGALVWKGIPYAAPPIGDRRFRAPGAAEAWEGVRDCSAFGPIAPQNEHGPLPIDPGLTVDEDCLSLNVWAPERPQNRPRPVMVWIHGGAYYLGSSAQRMFDACHLVERGDVVVVTINYRLGALGFLDFSSFSTAEQPFDTNLGLRDQIEALTWVRANIAAFGGDPADVTLFGESAGGGAVTTLMTSPAAEGLFHRAIAESSPATSVYGSERAASIAESFLELVGLAPAEVGRLRDLPVDVLTAACVELVQQVPARVPGTLAVAPTVDGDVVPHYPVAAFRHGLAHKVPLLIGTNKDEASMFRLMKSPLMPITPDAVHQMFVAIAADHPDLPVDEEQQVEAAYPDYPKKRSAMEISRDAAFRMPTLWIAEAHSRVAPTWLYRFDYATPFLRAARIGATHGTEVPYVFGNFGVVPRDPTFKLGGRRTAAHVSDRIQRRWLSFASAGNPDGGETETPWPRYDETDRATLLIRNADAVVADPDRDLRRTWGEEVIGFT, translated from the coding sequence ATGGTGCCGTCCACCGATAGTCCACTCGTGACCATCGCTCAGGGAACCGCGCGAGGCGTGCGCCTCGCTGGCGCACTGGTGTGGAAGGGGATACCCTATGCGGCTCCGCCGATCGGCGACCGGCGCTTCCGTGCCCCCGGGGCCGCCGAGGCGTGGGAGGGCGTGCGCGACTGCTCGGCGTTCGGGCCGATAGCACCGCAGAACGAGCACGGGCCGCTGCCCATCGACCCCGGCCTCACGGTCGACGAGGATTGCCTGTCACTGAACGTCTGGGCCCCCGAACGTCCGCAGAATCGGCCACGCCCCGTCATGGTGTGGATTCATGGTGGCGCCTACTACCTCGGGTCCTCGGCGCAGCGGATGTTCGATGCCTGCCATCTGGTGGAGCGCGGCGACGTCGTGGTGGTCACGATCAATTATCGACTGGGTGCTCTCGGTTTCCTGGACTTCTCGTCGTTCTCGACGGCAGAGCAGCCTTTCGATACGAACCTCGGTCTCCGCGATCAGATCGAGGCGCTGACGTGGGTGCGAGCGAACATCGCCGCGTTCGGTGGTGACCCGGCCGATGTCACACTGTTCGGCGAGTCCGCGGGAGGCGGCGCGGTGACCACGCTGATGACGTCGCCCGCCGCCGAGGGACTCTTCCACCGGGCGATCGCCGAAAGTTCACCCGCGACCTCGGTCTACGGCAGCGAGCGCGCTGCGTCCATTGCCGAGTCGTTCCTCGAACTGGTCGGCCTGGCCCCCGCCGAGGTGGGACGTCTCCGCGATCTTCCCGTCGACGTGTTGACGGCGGCCTGCGTGGAACTCGTGCAGCAGGTGCCCGCACGCGTCCCCGGCACGCTGGCGGTTGCGCCCACCGTGGACGGTGACGTGGTACCGCACTACCCGGTCGCCGCGTTCCGTCACGGCCTCGCGCACAAGGTGCCGCTGCTGATCGGGACCAACAAGGACGAGGCATCGATGTTCCGGCTGATGAAGTCTCCGCTCATGCCCATCACCCCGGACGCCGTCCACCAGATGTTCGTGGCGATTGCGGCCGACCACCCCGACCTGCCGGTGGACGAGGAGCAGCAGGTGGAGGCGGCATACCCCGATTACCCGAAGAAGCGGTCCGCAATGGAGATCTCGCGGGACGCCGCTTTCCGGATGCCCACTTTGTGGATCGCCGAGGCACACAGTCGCGTCGCACCCACATGGTTGTATCGGTTCGATTACGCCACGCCATTCCTCCGGGCGGCGCGAATCGGTGCCACCCACGGGACGGAAGTGCCCTATGTGTTCGGGAACTTCGGTGTCGTCCCCCGAGACCCCACCTTCAAGCTCGGTGGCCGCCGGACCGCCGCTCACGTATCCGATCGGATTCAGCGGCGGTGGCTGTCCTTCGCGTCGGCGGGCAACCCGGACGGCGGGGAAACCGAAACGCCCTGGCCACGGTACGACGAGACGGACCGCGCCACGCTGTTGATCCGCAATGCGGATGCGGTGGTGGCGGACCCCGATCGGGATCTTCGCCGTACGTGGGGTGAAGAGGTGATCGGCTTCACCTGA
- a CDS encoding carboxylate-amine ligase yields the protein MGAAARESVRNLTVGVEEEFFLVDSSGHLSDAGPDVVAEAGEEIQGLQRELSRPQIETATGVCSTGEEVHEQLRTLRSSLVKVAAERDLLLLPSGTPLMVEEGPAAITPTPRYQKMARRFGPIVDSVTTCGCHVHVGIPNRQIGVQVSNYIRGWLPVVLALAANSPFHCGQDTGYHSWRHILWSRWPSAGPPPRFDSAEEYEDTVTAMIASGAALDRGMIYWHVRLSDAQPTIEIRIADVAMTAAHTSVYAIAVKGLVARAMRYIDDGVSVDSPRIELLRAEQWRAAREGLDGECTSPVSTRPLAIRRQLELMHDTVCDVLGAEDRGFLEAGLDSMLRDGTGAEQQRAVFERRGSLADVLAFLTREVIS from the coding sequence ATGGGCGCTGCAGCAAGGGAATCGGTTCGAAACCTCACCGTCGGCGTCGAGGAGGAGTTTTTTCTGGTCGACTCCTCGGGGCATCTCTCCGACGCGGGACCAGATGTGGTGGCGGAAGCCGGTGAGGAAATCCAGGGACTGCAGCGGGAACTGTCCCGGCCCCAGATCGAAACGGCGACCGGTGTGTGCTCCACCGGTGAAGAGGTGCACGAGCAATTGCGCACTCTGCGCAGCAGTCTGGTGAAGGTTGCCGCGGAGCGCGATCTCCTGCTCCTGCCCAGTGGCACCCCGCTGATGGTCGAGGAAGGTCCCGCTGCGATCACGCCGACACCGCGCTACCAGAAGATGGCTCGTCGTTTCGGGCCGATCGTCGATTCGGTCACTACGTGTGGCTGCCATGTTCACGTGGGGATACCGAACCGTCAGATCGGTGTACAGGTGAGCAACTACATCCGAGGATGGCTGCCCGTCGTGCTGGCGCTGGCCGCGAACTCGCCCTTCCACTGCGGGCAGGACACCGGCTACCACAGCTGGCGTCACATCCTGTGGTCGCGCTGGCCGTCCGCAGGCCCGCCGCCGCGTTTCGATTCCGCCGAGGAGTACGAGGACACCGTGACCGCGATGATCGCCAGCGGAGCTGCTCTCGACCGCGGCATGATCTATTGGCACGTTCGGCTGTCCGACGCACAGCCGACCATCGAGATTCGGATCGCGGACGTTGCCATGACCGCCGCGCACACTTCCGTGTACGCCATTGCGGTGAAGGGGCTGGTCGCGAGGGCGATGCGGTACATCGACGACGGGGTGTCCGTCGACTCACCGCGGATCGAACTCTTACGTGCGGAGCAGTGGCGGGCAGCCCGAGAAGGGCTCGACGGGGAATGCACGAGTCCGGTTTCGACCCGGCCACTGGCGATCCGGCGGCAACTCGAGTTGATGCACGACACGGTGTGTGACGTCCTCGGCGCGGAGGATCGGGGCTTCCTCGAAGCCGGACTCGATTCGATGCTCCGTGACGGAACGGGCGCAGAGCAGCAACGCGCCGTGTTCGAACGGCGCGGTTCACTGGCCGACGTGCTGGCATTCCTGACGCGAGAGGTGATCAGTTGA
- the holA gene encoding DNA polymerase III subunit delta, which translates to MSTPTQLEQLHLVLGDEEFLVERAVSTVIAQVRATAAVAPGAELPVNRLRAGDAGAAELAELLSPSLFAEDRVVVLESAAEAGKDAVALILDAAADPPPGVVLVVLHSGGGRAKAMTGSLEKLGAVTHPCAKLKSGDIIGFIRGEFRTLGVRVSPEVVQTVFEGVGSNLRELAAACSQLTADTGGKIDVAAVQRYYSGKAEVTGFDVADKAVAGDTAGAREALRWAMLRGVPHVLLADALADAVHSIARVAPAGRGDPFRMASELGMPPWKIKKVQAIAKGWTPASVGEALRIVAALNADVKGAAADADYAVERAVGRVSLLRQL; encoded by the coding sequence GTGAGCACCCCAACCCAGCTCGAACAACTTCACCTGGTCCTCGGTGACGAGGAATTCCTCGTCGAACGCGCCGTGTCGACCGTGATCGCCCAGGTCCGGGCCACTGCGGCCGTCGCGCCGGGTGCTGAACTGCCCGTCAACCGGCTGCGGGCCGGTGATGCCGGTGCTGCAGAACTGGCCGAGCTGCTGAGTCCGTCCCTGTTCGCGGAAGACCGGGTGGTGGTGCTCGAGTCCGCCGCGGAGGCGGGCAAGGATGCGGTCGCGCTCATTCTCGACGCCGCAGCAGACCCGCCGCCCGGTGTCGTACTCGTGGTTCTGCACTCCGGCGGTGGGCGTGCGAAGGCGATGACCGGCTCACTCGAGAAACTCGGCGCGGTCACTCACCCGTGCGCCAAGTTGAAGTCCGGTGACATCATCGGCTTCATCCGCGGCGAGTTCCGCACGCTCGGCGTCCGGGTGTCACCGGAAGTGGTGCAGACCGTGTTCGAGGGAGTGGGCTCGAATCTGCGGGAACTTGCGGCCGCCTGCTCACAGCTCACCGCTGACACCGGCGGAAAGATCGACGTGGCTGCCGTTCAGCGGTACTACTCGGGCAAGGCTGAGGTGACCGGGTTCGATGTCGCGGACAAGGCTGTGGCCGGGGACACGGCGGGTGCCAGGGAAGCGCTGCGATGGGCCATGCTTCGCGGGGTACCACACGTGCTGCTCGCCGACGCGCTCGCCGACGCGGTGCACTCGATTGCGCGCGTGGCGCCCGCAGGCAGGGGGGATCCGTTTCGGATGGCGTCCGAGCTGGGCATGCCGCCCTGGAAGATCAAGAAGGTGCAGGCCATCGCAAAAGGGTGGACTCCCGCGTCCGTCGGTGAAGCGCTGCGTATCGTCGCCGCTCTCAACGCAGACGTGAAAGGTGCCGCTGCGGACGCGGACTATGCCGTCGAGCGCGCGGTCGGACGCGTGTCGCTGTTACGGCAGCTCTGA
- the rpsT gene encoding 30S ribosomal protein S20 has protein sequence MANIKSQVKRIRTNEAARLRNQSVKSSLRTAIRSFREAAAAGDKDKANELLVATSRKLDKAASKGVIHANQAANKKSALAQALNKI, from the coding sequence GTGGCCAACATCAAGTCCCAGGTGAAGCGGATCCGTACCAACGAGGCGGCCCGACTCCGTAACCAGTCGGTGAAGTCCTCGCTGCGCACGGCCATCCGCTCGTTCCGCGAGGCTGCGGCGGCCGGTGACAAGGACAAGGCCAACGAGCTCCTCGTCGCCACCAGCCGCAAGCTCGACAAGGCGGCCAGCAAGGGCGTCATTCACGCCAACCAGGCTGCCAACAAGAAGTCTGCTCTCGCGCAGGCTCTCAACAAGATCTGA